The following coding sequences lie in one Natrarchaeobius halalkaliphilus genomic window:
- a CDS encoding PH domain-containing protein translates to MTRLHPLSAVTMALQQAITGFTIPFFLVIFLASVFDGVTTTWGFVLVPLGVLLGIGYGFAYYYRFEYEITSDTFDVQSGVFSRRSREIPYGRIQNVDVARGVLQRLLGLAVVSIETAGGGNTEATLRFVSEDEATRLQQQIRRRTAEAKNRQRTRRESASDTEAEPEPETVDDSRDRDESGRTTETQPAPTDEPERTADRDSRSDVAGVSRPQRLFDLESRELLLYAFTSFRPAAVAAVLFIFFLATDTILEYFLTVAQPVGGPTDLENGTTGSYGVLTVVSFVNGLVITYLLSVAYTFATYYGFRLGRVDDDFVYERGLIQRYSGSIPAEKVQSVTVTDNPAQRLISYAGLWVETAGYGPDSGSGSQSAVPLAASRRVYRFTENLTGVERPTFESPPPIARRRYLVRYSLLAAVVVAFAFGVTHVTGLERWYLAALVFVAVPPAAHLRYVNLGYFVGTDHLVIRRGFWRRRTTVIPYYRIQTVSTRRSIFQRRLGLASLVVDTASSRTFFWATPTIYDVDLGDARDANETSRHRLQSALRDRARSDEIGFSVDFT, encoded by the coding sequence ATGACCCGACTTCACCCACTCAGTGCAGTGACGATGGCCCTCCAGCAGGCGATCACCGGCTTTACCATCCCGTTTTTCCTCGTAATCTTTCTCGCGAGCGTGTTCGACGGCGTTACGACCACCTGGGGTTTCGTGCTCGTCCCGCTCGGTGTCCTACTCGGCATCGGGTATGGGTTCGCGTACTACTACCGCTTCGAGTACGAGATCACGTCCGATACGTTCGACGTACAGTCCGGTGTGTTTTCTCGACGATCTCGCGAGATACCGTACGGACGCATCCAGAACGTCGATGTCGCACGCGGCGTTCTCCAGCGCCTCCTCGGCCTCGCCGTCGTCTCGATCGAGACCGCCGGCGGCGGGAACACCGAAGCGACGCTTCGCTTCGTCAGCGAGGACGAGGCGACCCGGTTGCAACAGCAGATCCGTCGACGGACGGCGGAAGCGAAGAATCGTCAGCGAACGAGACGAGAATCGGCGTCCGATACAGAGGCTGAACCCGAACCGGAGACGGTCGACGACTCGAGAGACCGAGACGAGTCCGGACGGACTACCGAGACGCAGCCAGCCCCGACTGACGAACCGGAGCGAACCGCTGATCGCGACTCGCGGTCCGACGTCGCGGGCGTCTCTCGTCCCCAGCGACTGTTCGACCTCGAGTCCAGAGAGCTCCTCCTCTATGCGTTCACCTCGTTTCGACCTGCGGCGGTCGCCGCGGTCCTATTCATCTTCTTTCTCGCAACCGACACGATTCTCGAGTACTTCTTGACGGTCGCACAGCCCGTCGGTGGACCGACAGACCTCGAGAACGGAACGACCGGAAGCTACGGCGTCCTGACCGTGGTCTCGTTCGTCAACGGTCTCGTCATCACGTATCTGCTCAGCGTTGCCTACACGTTCGCGACGTACTACGGGTTCCGCCTCGGCCGGGTCGACGACGACTTCGTCTACGAGCGTGGACTGATCCAGCGTTATAGCGGATCTATTCCCGCCGAGAAGGTCCAGTCGGTGACCGTCACCGACAACCCAGCACAACGGCTGATCAGCTACGCCGGTCTGTGGGTCGAAACGGCCGGATACGGGCCGGACAGCGGTTCCGGAAGCCAGTCCGCCGTCCCACTCGCCGCCAGTCGGCGCGTCTATCGGTTCACCGAGAACCTCACCGGCGTCGAGCGACCGACGTTCGAGAGTCCACCGCCGATCGCCCGCCGACGGTATCTGGTGCGCTACTCGTTGCTTGCCGCCGTCGTCGTCGCGTTCGCCTTCGGCGTTACGCACGTGACCGGTCTCGAGCGATGGTATCTCGCCGCTCTCGTCTTCGTAGCCGTTCCACCCGCCGCCCATTTACGATACGTCAATCTGGGTTATTTCGTCGGGACGGACCATCTCGTGATCAGACGCGGTTTCTGGCGGCGGCGAACCACCGTTATTCCCTACTACCGGATTCAGACGGTATCGACGCGTCGTTCGATCTTCCAGCGCCGGCTCGGACTGGCGTCGCTCGTCGTCGACACCGCGAGTTCTCGAACGTTCTTCTGGGCGACGCCGACGATCTACGACGTGGATCTCGGAGACGCCCGAGACGCGAACGAAACCAGTCGGCACCGTCTCCAGTCGGCACTTCGCGACCGTGCTCGGTCGGACGAGATCGGTTTCTCGGTCGACTTCACCTGA
- a CDS encoding class II fumarate hydratase — protein MGDEDDYRLEQDSLGEMRVPTDAYWGAQTQRAIQNFPISGISFGRRFIRGLGVVKKAAAQANRDLDLVDDDVADAIVEAADEVIAGEHDDQFPVDVFQTGSGTSSNMNANEVIANRAAERMGADIGDRVVHPNDHVNYGQSSNDVIPTAMHVASLEAIEKDVIPALDTLREALEEKESEFDDVVKTGRTHLQDATPVTLGQEFGGYRTQVEKGLARVDKVREHLAELALGGTATGTGLNTHPEFPGRAAEYITKETGVQFREADNHFEAQAAHDAMSEAHGALRVVAGSLNKIANDLRLLASGPRNGLGEIEQPQNQPGSSIMPGKINPVVAEAVNQVHKQVVGNDAAVTAGAAEGQIDLNLYKPVLAHNFLQSAELLANASTVFADRFVRPLEANSEHCAGAVEQSMALATPLNVHIGYDKASEVAKIATNEGKTIREVALEKGYLDEDEADEVLDPAKMTERGILGQDD, from the coding sequence ATGGGAGACGAAGACGATTATCGACTCGAGCAGGACAGTCTCGGTGAGATGCGGGTTCCGACGGACGCCTACTGGGGCGCACAGACTCAGCGTGCTATCCAGAACTTTCCGATCTCCGGTATCTCGTTCGGCCGACGGTTCATTCGAGGACTCGGCGTGGTCAAAAAAGCCGCCGCTCAGGCCAATCGCGACCTCGATCTAGTCGACGACGATGTCGCGGACGCGATCGTCGAAGCAGCCGACGAGGTCATCGCCGGCGAACACGACGATCAGTTTCCGGTCGACGTCTTCCAGACGGGCTCGGGAACGTCTTCGAACATGAACGCGAACGAAGTCATCGCGAACCGTGCTGCCGAGAGAATGGGCGCCGATATCGGTGACCGAGTCGTCCACCCGAACGACCACGTCAACTACGGCCAATCGAGCAACGACGTGATCCCAACCGCGATGCACGTCGCCTCCCTCGAGGCGATCGAAAAGGACGTCATTCCGGCGCTCGATACGCTTCGAGAGGCTCTCGAGGAGAAAGAATCCGAGTTCGATGACGTCGTCAAAACCGGTCGCACACACCTTCAGGATGCGACGCCGGTCACCCTGGGACAGGAGTTCGGTGGCTACCGGACTCAGGTCGAAAAGGGGCTCGCCCGCGTCGACAAGGTCCGTGAACACCTCGCTGAACTCGCACTCGGTGGCACTGCAACGGGAACCGGACTGAACACGCACCCCGAGTTCCCCGGACGCGCTGCGGAGTACATCACCAAAGAGACCGGTGTCCAGTTCCGCGAGGCGGACAACCACTTCGAGGCTCAGGCCGCCCACGACGCGATGTCGGAAGCCCACGGTGCGTTGCGTGTCGTCGCCGGCTCACTCAACAAGATCGCAAACGACCTTCGCCTGCTCGCTTCCGGGCCGCGAAACGGACTCGGTGAGATCGAACAACCACAGAACCAGCCCGGCTCGTCGATCATGCCCGGCAAAATCAATCCGGTCGTCGCTGAAGCCGTCAATCAGGTTCACAAACAGGTCGTCGGCAACGACGCCGCGGTCACAGCCGGGGCAGCAGAGGGACAGATCGATCTCAACCTCTACAAACCAGTTCTCGCACACAACTTCTTGCAGTCGGCTGAACTCCTCGCGAACGCGAGTACCGTCTTCGCCGATCGGTTCGTCCGACCGCTCGAGGCGAATAGCGAACACTGTGCTGGGGCGGTTGAACAGTCGATGGCGCTTGCGACTCCGCTCAACGTTCACATCGGCTACGATAAGGCGAGCGAGGTCGCAAAGATCGCAACCAACGAAGGAAAGACCATCCGAGAAGTCGCTCTCGAGAAGGGATATCTCGACGAAGACGAAGCTGATGAGGTTCTCGACCCAGCCAAGATGACCGAACGGGGCATTCTCGGACAGGACGACTGA
- a CDS encoding HVO_2901 family zinc finger protein, translated as MHTCRNCNQSFQTELALELHRDTCRKGQLFCQICGERFREGDATQDGWHYECPNEDCDGDGLQQDLYHVEDVRTTTH; from the coding sequence ATGCACACCTGTCGCAACTGTAACCAGTCGTTTCAGACCGAACTCGCACTCGAGTTACACCGGGATACGTGTCGGAAAGGACAACTGTTCTGCCAGATCTGTGGTGAGCGCTTCCGTGAGGGAGACGCGACGCAGGACGGCTGGCACTACGAATGTCCGAACGAGGACTGCGATGGCGACGGCCTCCAGCAGGACTTATATCACGTCGAAGACGTCAGAACTACAACTCACTAG